A window of Maioricimonas rarisocia genomic DNA:
CGGGTTGCTCAGCAGCCAGTGGGACAGCACCCGGCCGGGCTCGAAGAGCAGGGCCGAGATCCCGGGAGGCGGAGCCGGTGTGGCTTCGGGGGTCCGCAATTCACCCAGCACGTGCCAGTCGAACTCCTGGGCGGCGTTGCGATGCTTCGACCACGGCGCGAACGATCCGTCGAACTGCGTCTCCGGATCGACCTCCAGGTCGGCCACGGCCCTGGCGTACTCCGTCGACATCTCGTAGCTCTTGAAGTACCACCAGTAGCCCCCCAGCAGGAGGACGAGGGCGATGATCTGTACGAGAGGCCGGCGGCCCAGCAGCAAATACGCGAAGAAATAGCCCAGCCCGATCTGAGCGAGGACGTTGGTGAACATCCAGTTGGTCCGCTCGGCCCGCAGCGAGTAGAGGAAAACACCCAGCAGCACGAGGACGATCGACCGCCACAGGGCGTGCAGGACCCGTCGCCACGCAGGCTGACCGTCTTTTGCTCGCCGGCGGTACGAGAACGGCATCGCCACTCCGACCATGAACATGAAGGCGGGCTGGATGAGGTCCCAGAAGGAGACGCCCATCAGACCGAACCGGCTGGCCCATTCGGGATGACTGAAGTGAAACGCGATCGACTGCCAGATGCCGTAGTCGAGATGGTTCCAGACCGGAGCATCCTCCGGCAGCCGTGCCAGGGCCGCGATGCCGAAGCCGTTCGCCGCGAGCATCAGCATGATGAATCCGCGGTAGGCATCGAGCGAGACGAGTCGCTGGCCGGCAGCGGTCGGTTTCGCGGCAGGGGGCGCCTCATTTCCGGGCGAATCGGACGTGCCCTGTGCGGCTTTCTTCGATGCCTTGTCCATCAGTGACCCCGCGTAGTTAAGGCGATAAGTCTCACCCATGTCGGTCGACCCTGCACTGTGACGCCCGAAACGGTTCTTCAAAATCAGCTTACTCCGAGGCTGCTCCGACCGCTACCGGCGAGCGAACGGCGGCACCGTCCTGTCGCCTGATGCACCCGCATGTTCGACCTTGCGGGTCGGGCAAAAGGGGCAGTCGGGGCGTGGAAGACTTTGACAGCGGGGCTGGGTTGTTCGTTCAGGCGGAGGGAGGCCCGTTTCGCTGATCTGCGCAGCAGGACCAACCGATGTAATCTGATGCGTTCTCTTCGGCGGTACATCCCGGTAGAATTTCCGGTCAGGACTCGATGCAAGGCTTCAGAATCGTGGGACTCAAGGCGCGTCAAAGACTCGGCAAGTACCGGATCGAGCGCCGCCTCTCCGACGGCGGATTCGCTGCCGTCTACCAGGCGATGGATACGATCGAAGGGATCCGTGTTGCGCTGAAGATCCCTCACGACCGCCATCTGACCGAAGAGATCCTCAAGGATTTCCGAAACGAGGTCCGGCTCGCCGCCCGGCTGGAGCATCCGAATATCCTGCGGCTGAAGAATGCGTCGTTCATCGACGATTACTTCGTCATCGCTCTGCCACTGGGGGAACGGACTCTCGCAGACCGACTGCAGAAGAGAATGTCGCTGCAGACCGTTCTGGATCTGGCCGAGCAAATGCTCGAGGCGACCGCCTACGCTCACCGGCAGCGAATCATCCACTGCGATATCAAGCCGGAGAACATGCTGCTGTTCGCCGACAACACGTTGCGGCTCTCCGACTTCGGCATTGCCAAGGTGGCTCAGAAGACGGTGCGGGGCTCCGGCACGGGAACCGTCGGCTACATGGCCCCCGAGCAGGCGATGGGCAAGCCGTCCCTCCGCTCGGATGTCTTTTCTCTCGGCCTGATCATGTATCGCATGTTCGCCGGCGAGTGGCCCGACTGGCCTTACGAGTGGCCGCCTCCGGGATACGCCCGACTGCGACAGCGTGTGCCGGTGGAGATGCTCGACTTCCTCAAACGGGCGATCGACCCGAATCCACGCAAGCGGTTTCGGGACGCCGATCACATGCTGAACGTGTTTCATCGGCTCAAGGCCCGGGTGCTGAACCATGCCGCGCGACGCCGACGAAAATCCGCCTGATTCGGACGGGCGCGAGGCCGTTCGGATTTATCGCGAGACCGGCATCGACTCTGTCACCACCCGCCCGTTCGCCGGTGGCATTGTGACGGTGGTCTCGACAGCCTGTCCGGGTAAGACGACGCCGAACGAAGACTCGGCCGGCCTGGTCGACTGTGGTACCCGGGCCGGAGTGCTGCTGGTCGCCGACGGAGTCGGAGGACATCGGGGGGGCGAGTTTGCCTCCGAGAACGTCGTCCGCATCGTCGCCGAGCATCTCGACGAGTTGCGTGCTTCCCACGGAACTTCGGCGTCACCGGTTCCCCGAGGCATGATCCGCGCTGCGATTCTGGACGGGCTTGACCAGGCCAACCAGAAGCTGCTCGAAAGCGGGCTGGGCTGCGCCACGACGCTCGCGGCTGTCGAAATCAACGGCCGCGAGATCCGCCCCTTCCACGTCGGCGATTCCGAGATTCTGGTGGTCGGGCAGCGGGGAAAGGTGAAGCTGCAGACCGTCAGTCATTCGCCGGTCGGCTTCGCCATCGAGGCGGGCCTGCTCGACGAGACGGAGGCCATTCACCACGAAGACCGGCACGTCGTCTCGAACGTCGTCGGCACAGTCGACATGCGGGTCGAAATGGGGACGCCGGTCACGCTGGCAGCCAACGACACGCTGCTGATCGCCAGTGACGGGCTGTTCGACAACCTGCGGCAGGACGAAATCATTGAGGCGATTCGAAAGGGGCCGCTGGATGAGGCGGTCCGCCGGCTGGCGACGCTTGCGAGGGAGCGGATGGAAGACGCGGACGAGGGAGTTCCCTCGAAGCCGGATGACCTGACGATCATCGCCTTTCGCTCTCCCCTGCCCCGCCGCAAACGCCGCCGGAAGAAACGCCCGGAGCAGCCGGCCGTGCAGCCGCAACA
This region includes:
- a CDS encoding acyltransferase family protein; protein product: MGETYRLNYAGSLMDKASKKAAQGTSDSPGNEAPPAAKPTAAGQRLVSLDAYRGFIMLMLAANGFGIAALARLPEDAPVWNHLDYGIWQSIAFHFSHPEWASRFGLMGVSFWDLIQPAFMFMVGVAMPFSYRRRAKDGQPAWRRVLHALWRSIVLVLLGVFLYSLRAERTNWMFTNVLAQIGLGYFFAYLLLGRRPLVQIIALVLLLGGYWWYFKSYEMSTEYARAVADLEVDPETQFDGSFAPWSKHRNAAQEFDWHVLGELRTPEATPAPPPGISALLFEPGRVLSHWLLSNPEPFEINRGGYATLNFVPSIGTMLLGILCGQFLMTGLPPWRKVGYLVGGGAICMLLGLAAGEYAVPIVKRIWTPSWTLFSGAYVIWLLALFYMLFDILPLRRLAFPLVVLGMNSIAVYMMGQLLRGWTADKVVGIHLTGFLETLFGPAAMADDMFGRLIGPTAVVIVFWLIAYWMYRQRYFIRV
- a CDS encoding serine/threonine-protein kinase; amino-acid sequence: MQGFRIVGLKARQRLGKYRIERRLSDGGFAAVYQAMDTIEGIRVALKIPHDRHLTEEILKDFRNEVRLAARLEHPNILRLKNASFIDDYFVIALPLGERTLADRLQKRMSLQTVLDLAEQMLEATAYAHRQRIIHCDIKPENMLLFADNTLRLSDFGIAKVAQKTVRGSGTGTVGYMAPEQAMGKPSLRSDVFSLGLIMYRMFAGEWPDWPYEWPPPGYARLRQRVPVEMLDFLKRAIDPNPRKRFRDADHMLNVFHRLKARVLNHAARRRRKSA
- a CDS encoding PP2C family protein-serine/threonine phosphatase, whose amino-acid sequence is MPRDADENPPDSDGREAVRIYRETGIDSVTTRPFAGGIVTVVSTACPGKTTPNEDSAGLVDCGTRAGVLLVADGVGGHRGGEFASENVVRIVAEHLDELRASHGTSASPVPRGMIRAAILDGLDQANQKLLESGLGCATTLAAVEINGREIRPFHVGDSEILVVGQRGKVKLQTVSHSPVGFAIEAGLLDETEAIHHEDRHVVSNVVGTVDMRVEMGTPVTLAANDTLLIASDGLFDNLRQDEIIEAIRKGPLDEAVRRLATLARERMEDADEGVPSKPDDLTIIAFRSPLPRRKRRRKKRPEQPAVQPQHESKPRGNAPPESVPPAAVSTTASVTVATPTAEASGAAEETGAVDEGEAATIPDAPAQSDSPAGPAPADEQSGVDESPPERDRTAETSTETSTDTAASSDESKQVPPPAHTSWWPFRTSRK